One segment of Paenibacillus rhizovicinus DNA contains the following:
- a CDS encoding ABC transporter permease codes for MTASLLWKRIWRHKIFYLFMLPGVIWFFLFSYVPLYGIQVAFRDFRFTGGFTGSPWAGLKYFHQFFDYYQSKEIIRNTILISGMKLCIGFLTPIVLAILLNEVRNVAFKKTVQTLSYLPYFVSWVVVVTLMQRLLSQYGGPVNNFLESIGLVNEPIQFLNNTSWFYQMIIGSDIWKNIGWNSIIYIAAIAGIDQQQYEAAKIDGAGRFKQIWHITLPGIRNIAVILFILATGSLMSAGYEQLLLLNGPATASIGSVLDVHVINAGIGSGRLSYAAAVGLFQSVIALILILTVNRVARKVSDVSLF; via the coding sequence ATGACCGCATCATTGCTTTGGAAGCGCATTTGGCGGCACAAAATCTTTTATCTGTTCATGCTGCCTGGCGTCATCTGGTTTTTTCTGTTTTCTTACGTGCCGCTCTACGGCATCCAAGTCGCGTTCCGCGATTTCAGATTCACCGGTGGTTTCACCGGCAGCCCTTGGGCCGGCTTGAAGTATTTCCATCAATTTTTCGATTACTACCAATCCAAAGAAATCATACGCAATACGATCCTGATCAGCGGGATGAAGCTATGTATCGGATTCTTGACGCCGATCGTGCTCGCGATTCTGCTCAACGAGGTTCGCAACGTTGCTTTTAAGAAAACGGTGCAAACGCTTTCGTATTTGCCTTACTTCGTATCGTGGGTCGTCGTCGTCACGCTGATGCAGCGGCTGCTCTCCCAATACGGAGGTCCGGTCAACAACTTCCTGGAATCGATCGGCCTGGTGAATGAGCCGATTCAATTCCTGAACAACACGAGTTGGTTCTACCAAATGATCATCGGTTCGGATATATGGAAGAACATCGGCTGGAACTCGATCATCTACATCGCCGCGATTGCCGGCATCGACCAGCAGCAATACGAAGCCGCGAAGATCGACGGCGCGGGACGGTTCAAGCAAATCTGGCATATCACGCTGCCCGGCATTCGCAATATCGCCGTTATCTTGTTCATCCTCGCCACGGGAAGCTTGATGAGCGCGGGTTACGAACAGCTGCTCCTGTTGAACGGACCGGCCACGGCGTCGATCGGCAGCGTGCTCGACGTGCATGTTATTAACGCGGGTATCGGCTCCGGACGACTCAGTTACGCCGCCGCGGTAGGCTTGTTCCAAAGCGTCATCGCGCTCATCTTGATTTTGACGGTCAACCGCGTAGCGCGCAAAGTCAGCGATGTGTCCCTTTTCTAA
- a CDS encoding GntR family transcriptional regulator, translating to MSTADRIPLYQKIQDYIRDLIESEGLKEGDRIPTEKELMEQFNVSKITVVNALSGLANEKFITRVPGRGSFVSGRGKEALIETNQQPASASAPSGASASEQGEFGRRTGVVGLVMPSIYDFFAIRLVEGIRRTLEERGCRCIILLSGGEIKQEIEAIRTLKDIGVEGLLIFPVDEERYNEEILAMKFSGFPFVLIDRFLPGVETNYIAADGRMGASLAVDHLWELGHREIAICSDSPLQTITVQERIEGYMNALKNKGALINPAHMITEFSMDETDDPERHPLYRYIRNRMATAYITLNGRLGIEIYQMARQAGLKVPGDVSIVSFDDPTSMSEDFSIFTHVKQYEYDMGCRAAEMLLQIIRNGKGGKYMKTLIEPELVVRQTSGSPNAK from the coding sequence ATGAGCACAGCTGACCGGATACCGCTATATCAGAAGATCCAAGATTACATCCGCGACTTAATCGAATCAGAAGGTTTGAAGGAAGGCGACCGGATTCCGACGGAGAAAGAGCTGATGGAGCAGTTCAACGTCAGCAAAATAACAGTCGTTAACGCGCTTTCCGGACTTGCGAACGAGAAATTCATCACGCGCGTGCCCGGACGGGGCAGCTTCGTGAGCGGGCGCGGGAAAGAAGCTTTGATCGAAACGAATCAGCAGCCCGCCTCGGCAAGCGCGCCGTCAGGAGCCTCGGCTTCGGAACAAGGCGAATTCGGAAGGCGGACCGGAGTCGTCGGTCTCGTAATGCCCTCGATTTACGATTTCTTCGCGATCCGGCTCGTCGAAGGGATTCGGCGCACGTTGGAAGAGAGGGGCTGCCGCTGCATCATACTGCTGTCCGGCGGCGAAATAAAGCAGGAAATCGAAGCGATCCGGACGCTGAAAGACATCGGTGTCGAAGGGCTGCTCATCTTCCCGGTCGATGAAGAACGCTACAATGAAGAGATACTGGCCATGAAGTTTTCGGGTTTTCCGTTCGTGCTGATCGACCGCTTCCTGCCTGGCGTCGAGACGAATTACATCGCTGCGGACGGAAGGATGGGGGCGAGTCTGGCAGTCGACCATCTGTGGGAGCTTGGCCACCGCGAAATCGCCATTTGCTCCGATTCCCCGCTGCAGACGATCACGGTGCAGGAACGGATCGAAGGCTATATGAACGCGCTCAAGAACAAGGGCGCGCTTATCAATCCGGCGCATATGATCACGGAATTCAGCATGGATGAAACCGATGATCCGGAACGGCATCCGTTGTATCGTTACATCCGCAACCGGATGGCGACGGCTTATATAACGCTGAACGGCAGACTCGGCATCGAAATATATCAAATGGCGCGGCAGGCGGGACTTAAAGTTCCGGGCGACGTGTCCATTGTCAGTTTCGACGATCCGACTTCGATGTCGGAGGATTTCAGCATCTTCACGCATGTCAAGCAATACGAGTACGACATGGGGTGCAGAGCGGCGGAGATGCTGCTGCAGATCATCCGCAATGGCAAAGGCGGCAAATATATGAAGACGCTCATCGAACCCGAGCTCGTTGTCCGTCAAACATCCGGTTCTCCCAACGCCAAATAG
- a CDS encoding GxGYxYP domain-containing protein, which yields MIRKFTTAGLALACTLTFTIGASAETPAQPAAAKDKSTITWPSDQLLPSFAKVKQLEVADIYDAPGDVKIMLAALQGIVNRKQPRMYLLESKEEGKFTWLNDIDVPYKVRDNYWDLLQTFKSEVKGVIVYDPNVPDSINVATTMAGLQDALVASPELAEKLTAAPYGLKVLDDLRGKFKDRLDAYTWQYEHLWNQTTHRMLIGLSPDTSIRIPDGLPASFKTIAADTTQERDGKNRSVYDLDLSPFVGKDAVYLRFDDAFTQDGWGSAVHEVTVKADGQTIAHFVPGTPEEKPFLYDAQSSQVSSGNGGHRFADNGRYFVYKFTPPAGTKQLTASVDMWNQFKVSAGNDQPLSSEQKEPYGYLRDYAVANKAMVFWLDANVPEQRELFERILSDVKPGTPYLGWFSNDVQGEFNSVEITSQHSVYVLAADWFSNMSVFSGTSMKAKLPAPAKTPKLDNKIYVTYTFSEGDNFQYNQHRMRVLWDDPSRGKVPINWTSSPLLYDGAPVMLDHYLSTATPNDQLIAGPSGAGYFYPNAWPDETFAPYLKQSYAYMKKTGMTIPYVLNRVDGQNVPLSEAKVNAYTNEYHVPGLFLSWEDRFGISVEGGKLPVSTIQGISTVQDGKRILDEAKANWDGKSPLFVSLGLLAWSMTPSDVAALNASLGSEYQAVRADQYFSLVREANGLPAKAQ from the coding sequence ATGATTCGAAAGTTTACGACCGCGGGACTGGCGCTCGCCTGCACGCTGACTTTTACGATCGGCGCATCGGCGGAAACCCCGGCGCAGCCTGCTGCCGCAAAGGATAAAAGCACGATTACGTGGCCTTCCGACCAATTGCTGCCTAGTTTCGCCAAAGTCAAACAGCTTGAAGTCGCGGATATTTACGATGCGCCCGGCGACGTGAAGATCATGCTGGCCGCGCTGCAAGGCATCGTCAACCGCAAGCAGCCCCGCATGTATTTGCTCGAGAGCAAAGAAGAAGGCAAATTCACGTGGCTGAACGATATCGATGTTCCTTATAAAGTACGCGATAACTACTGGGATCTCCTGCAGACGTTCAAGAGCGAAGTGAAAGGCGTCATCGTGTACGATCCGAACGTGCCCGACTCCATTAATGTCGCTACGACGATGGCCGGCCTGCAGGATGCCCTCGTCGCCAGTCCCGAACTGGCGGAGAAGCTGACAGCCGCGCCTTACGGCTTGAAGGTGCTGGACGATCTTCGCGGGAAGTTCAAGGATCGGCTTGACGCCTACACTTGGCAGTACGAGCATCTCTGGAATCAGACGACGCACCGGATGCTGATCGGACTGAGCCCGGATACGTCCATCCGCATTCCGGACGGCCTCCCCGCTTCCTTCAAGACGATCGCCGCGGATACGACGCAGGAACGCGACGGGAAGAACCGCAGCGTCTACGATCTCGATCTGTCGCCGTTCGTCGGCAAAGACGCGGTGTATCTGCGTTTCGACGATGCTTTTACGCAGGATGGCTGGGGCTCCGCCGTGCATGAAGTGACCGTGAAAGCAGACGGTCAGACGATCGCCCATTTCGTGCCCGGCACTCCGGAAGAAAAGCCGTTCTTGTATGACGCGCAGAGCTCGCAGGTCTCTTCGGGCAACGGCGGCCACCGTTTTGCCGATAACGGCCGCTACTTCGTGTACAAGTTCACGCCGCCTGCAGGCACGAAGCAATTGACCGCCTCCGTCGATATGTGGAATCAATTCAAAGTATCGGCCGGCAACGATCAGCCGCTGTCTTCGGAGCAGAAAGAGCCTTACGGCTACTTGCGGGATTACGCGGTCGCCAACAAGGCGATGGTGTTCTGGCTCGACGCGAACGTGCCGGAGCAGCGCGAGTTGTTCGAACGCATCCTCTCCGACGTCAAGCCGGGCACGCCGTACTTGGGCTGGTTCAGCAACGACGTGCAGGGGGAATTCAATTCCGTCGAAATCACGTCGCAGCACAGCGTATACGTCCTGGCGGCGGATTGGTTCAGCAACATGTCGGTATTCTCCGGCACGTCCATGAAAGCGAAGCTGCCCGCTCCCGCGAAGACGCCGAAGCTGGACAATAAAATCTACGTCACCTACACCTTCAGCGAAGGCGACAACTTCCAGTATAACCAGCACCGGATGCGCGTGCTGTGGGACGATCCGAGCCGCGGCAAGGTGCCGATCAACTGGACGTCGAGCCCGCTGCTGTATGACGGCGCGCCGGTCATGCTCGACCATTACTTGAGCACCGCTACGCCGAACGACCAGCTGATCGCCGGACCGTCCGGCGCCGGCTACTTCTACCCGAACGCATGGCCGGACGAGACGTTCGCGCCTTATTTGAAACAATCGTATGCGTACATGAAGAAAACCGGCATGACGATTCCGTACGTGCTTAACCGCGTCGACGGCCAAAACGTGCCGCTGAGCGAAGCCAAAGTCAACGCCTACACGAACGAATACCATGTGCCGGGCCTGTTCCTGAGCTGGGAAGACCGCTTCGGCATCTCGGTCGAAGGCGGCAAGCTGCCGGTATCGACGATCCAAGGCATCAGCACCGTGCAGGACGGCAAACGCATTCTCGACGAAGCCAAAGCGAATTGGGACGGCAAGTCCCCGCTCTTCGTCTCGCTCGGTCTGCTGGCATGGAGCATGACGCCTTCCGATGTCGCCGCTTTGAACGCATCGCTTGGCAGCGAGTACCAGGCTGTCAGAGCCGACCAGTACTTCTCGCTCGTGCGCGAGGCGAACGGCTTGCCGGCCAAAGCGCAATAA
- a CDS encoding stalk domain-containing protein, translating into MYAIVLIYGTLAVHAFASSAILFENKIPPISTDTKFTEISIAMSGKNAQKLIVKGHDVGIRALFEKFSDQVVWDNKAKFVAIKNNGKELVIPFSENFKPNSNQITLPDGWAYFKDGRTYLRFPYFAYLFDRYAEFKSGSEEDLWKQKLSFLNIDYIDTNDSTPKDQTIHSSLLIKS; encoded by the coding sequence ATGTATGCAATAGTGTTAATTTATGGCACTTTAGCCGTACATGCATTTGCATCGTCAGCTATCTTATTTGAGAACAAAATCCCACCTATAAGCACTGATACCAAGTTCACTGAAATTAGTATTGCGATGAGCGGAAAAAATGCACAAAAGTTAATAGTTAAAGGACATGATGTAGGAATCCGAGCTCTGTTTGAGAAATTTAGTGATCAAGTAGTTTGGGACAACAAAGCTAAGTTTGTAGCTATAAAGAACAATGGAAAGGAACTCGTGATCCCCTTTTCTGAAAACTTCAAACCTAATAGTAATCAAATCACGCTTCCGGATGGCTGGGCTTATTTCAAAGATGGAAGAACCTATTTAAGATTTCCCTATTTTGCTTATTTATTTGATCGTTATGCGGAATTTAAATCAGGGTCAGAAGAAGATTTGTGGAAACAGAAGTTATCTTTCTTAAACATCGATTACATTGATACAAATGACTCCACACCAAAGGACCAAACAATTCATTCATCACTTCTTATAAAAAGCTAA
- a CDS encoding AraC family transcriptional regulator, which produces MKAETEWIELWQGSEDFKNVPHAHEDWMQVTLPIQGTCHFTQEARSYALEQGSGLIQPPGTNHHFQIGARTSVIILKVRERGIGGMNAIQPRFEAGARQDIRQSFVADDIVSRFRQWMLALIQGQALADPLAVQEVEIDVVRYLGRLTGVTSGVPSPESGWGAAGTAGTALPIGGIDPHLRRALAYMHDCYENAISIDDLAGIALQSRFHFIRTFRETMGTTPYQYLLKLRMDEAMNRLRRSDATVGQISADLGFSSTSQFHRAFLKMTGVTPQAFRLQ; this is translated from the coding sequence ATGAAAGCAGAGACAGAATGGATCGAGTTGTGGCAGGGCAGCGAGGATTTCAAGAACGTTCCCCATGCGCATGAAGATTGGATGCAGGTGACGCTGCCGATCCAAGGAACCTGCCACTTTACGCAGGAGGCGCGCAGCTACGCGCTAGAGCAGGGCAGCGGTCTCATCCAGCCGCCTGGAACGAATCACCATTTTCAGATCGGCGCGCGCACGTCCGTCATCATTCTCAAGGTTCGCGAACGCGGGATTGGCGGCATGAACGCGATTCAGCCCCGTTTCGAGGCGGGTGCGCGGCAGGATATCCGGCAGTCGTTCGTTGCGGACGACATCGTGAGCCGGTTCCGGCAATGGATGCTTGCGCTGATTCAAGGCCAGGCATTGGCGGATCCGCTGGCCGTGCAGGAAGTGGAGATCGACGTCGTGCGTTATTTGGGCAGGTTAACGGGCGTGACGAGCGGCGTTCCATCCCCGGAATCAGGTTGGGGCGCAGCAGGGACAGCGGGGACCGCGCTGCCGATCGGAGGGATCGATCCCCACTTGCGGCGGGCGCTCGCATATATGCATGATTGTTACGAGAACGCGATCAGCATCGATGATTTGGCGGGAATCGCGCTGCAAAGCCGGTTTCATTTCATTCGTACCTTCCGCGAGACGATGGGGACGACGCCGTATCAATATCTATTGAAGCTGCGCATGGACGAAGCGATGAACCGGCTGCGGCGCTCGGACGCGACGGTCGGCCAGATCAGCGCGGATCTCGGGTTCTCCAGCACGAGCCAGTTTCACAGGGCTTTCCTGAAAATGACAGGGGTCACGCCGCAGGCCTTCCGCTTGCAGTGA
- a CDS encoding MFS transporter: MSQTAAIAAPRNPAVWMLAGVSFAHLLNDAMQNAVPSAFPLFQSSLQLSYTQIGWVAFTLNITASLLQPFIGYLSDRRPMPNLLPLGMLFSLIGVLGFAYAGSLWMLLGAAVLIGIGSSVLHPESSRVARMAAGRGSGMAQSVFQVGGNTGQALAPLLVAFVLLPHGQTGFLWFTIAAVIGIAVQIVIGRWYASQLAAAPAKPKGASGAGRTDRPVHSKLFIAGAMALLIVLLFSKFVYIAGMTGFYSFYFMDHYHLPLSRAQICLFALQFAGMVGTLIGGPLADRFGRKTMIWISIAVTAPFSLLLPYVSPAAAMLLCCAIGLILMSGFSVIIVYAQELMPRHVGTVSGLFFGLAFGMGGLGSVLLGSLMDRMGGDFVIGLCSFLPLLGICAFLLPRDSKLMGHTEAA, encoded by the coding sequence ATGTCTCAAACCGCCGCGATCGCCGCGCCGCGCAATCCCGCCGTCTGGATGCTGGCCGGCGTCAGCTTCGCCCATCTGCTCAACGATGCGATGCAGAACGCCGTGCCTTCCGCTTTCCCGCTGTTCCAATCTTCGCTGCAGCTTTCGTATACCCAGATCGGCTGGGTGGCGTTCACGCTCAATATTACGGCCTCCCTGCTTCAGCCGTTCATCGGATACCTGTCCGATCGCAGGCCGATGCCGAACCTGCTCCCGCTCGGCATGCTCTTCTCGCTGATCGGCGTGCTCGGCTTCGCGTACGCCGGCTCCCTCTGGATGCTGCTTGGTGCCGCGGTGCTGATCGGCATCGGATCTTCCGTGCTCCACCCGGAATCGTCGCGCGTAGCCCGCATGGCAGCGGGCCGGGGGAGCGGCATGGCGCAATCGGTCTTCCAGGTCGGCGGCAACACCGGCCAAGCGCTTGCGCCTCTGCTCGTCGCCTTCGTGCTGCTGCCGCACGGCCAAACCGGCTTCCTATGGTTTACCATCGCGGCCGTCATCGGCATCGCCGTGCAGATTGTCATCGGCCGCTGGTACGCCAGCCAGCTTGCCGCTGCTCCGGCCAAGCCGAAAGGCGCATCCGGCGCCGGCCGGACGGATCGTCCGGTCCATTCGAAGCTGTTCATCGCAGGCGCGATGGCGCTGCTGATCGTGCTGCTTTTCTCCAAATTCGTCTATATTGCCGGCATGACGGGGTTCTACTCGTTCTACTTCATGGATCATTATCATTTGCCTTTATCCCGGGCTCAGATCTGCTTGTTCGCGCTGCAGTTCGCCGGCATGGTCGGCACTTTGATCGGCGGACCGCTGGCCGACCGGTTCGGCCGCAAGACGATGATCTGGATCTCCATCGCCGTCACGGCGCCTTTCTCGCTGCTGCTCCCTTACGTCAGCCCGGCTGCCGCCATGCTGCTCTGCTGCGCGATCGGACTGATCCTCATGTCCGGCTTCTCCGTCATCATCGTTTATGCGCAGGAGCTGATGCCGCGTCATGTCGGTACCGTTTCCGGGTTGTTCTTCGGCCTCGCCTTCGGCATGGGAGGACTCGGTTCCGTGCTGCTCGGCTCGCTCATGGACCGAATGGGCGGCGATTTCGTCATCGGACTTTGTTCCTTCCTGCCCCTGCTCGGCATCTGCGCTTTCTTGCTGCCGCGCGATTCCAAGCTGATGGGACATACGGAAGCCGCGTAA
- a CDS encoding ABC transporter ATP-binding protein produces the protein MIIDIQHVTWRNGPLTLLKDVSWQVSPGQHWALLGLNGSGKTTLLNLVNGYFWPSEGSVSVLGHRFGEVDLRVLRKEIGWVSTSLQEKLYATDRTQNIVISGKHATIGLYDQVSEADLDTARSLMETLGCAHLWDREFRTCSQGEKQKLLIARALMAQPRVLILDEPCNGLDLFSRERLLASIKYLAERPDAPTLIYVTHHTEEILPAFTHALLIRGGEVVRSGLTEDVLTSDGLSEFFESPVAVEKHGERVYVRVAE, from the coding sequence ATGATTATCGATATTCAACATGTCACTTGGCGCAATGGGCCGCTCACGCTGTTGAAAGACGTGAGCTGGCAAGTATCTCCCGGTCAGCATTGGGCGCTGCTCGGACTGAACGGTTCCGGCAAAACGACGCTGCTGAACTTGGTGAACGGCTACTTCTGGCCGTCGGAAGGCTCCGTCAGCGTCCTCGGCCACCGTTTCGGCGAAGTCGACCTGCGCGTGCTGCGCAAAGAAATCGGCTGGGTCAGCACGTCGCTGCAGGAGAAACTGTACGCGACGGACCGGACGCAGAACATCGTCATCAGCGGCAAGCACGCGACGATCGGGCTGTACGACCAGGTCTCGGAGGCGGATCTTGATACCGCCCGCTCCCTGATGGAAACATTGGGCTGCGCCCATCTGTGGGACCGCGAATTCCGCACCTGTTCGCAGGGCGAGAAGCAGAAGCTGCTCATCGCCCGCGCGCTGATGGCGCAGCCGCGCGTGCTCATTCTGGACGAACCGTGCAACGGGCTGGACCTCTTCTCCCGCGAAAGACTGCTCGCAAGCATCAAGTATCTGGCCGAGCGTCCCGACGCGCCGACCTTGATTTACGTCACCCATCACACGGAAGAGATATTGCCGGCGTTTACGCATGCGCTCCTCATCCGGGGCGGCGAGGTCGTGCGGAGCGGCCTTACGGAGGACGTGCTTACTTCAGATGGACTGAGCGAATTCTTCGAATCGCCGGTCGCGGTGGAGAAGCACGGCGAGCGAGTCTACGTGCGCGTAGCGGAATAA
- a CDS encoding DUF4179 domain-containing protein has protein sequence MNTIEEKFNQHKENLNQIKAPSEMEDRLRQALHRVPAKKPKRKRAWTWSLTAAAALMLFVLVYQYPAFAYYGGKLLNRNDLYSLSFSELAEQGYGQTVGKSKTLKDGTVLTINGVIADDNAFLMYYTIDLPEGQTFKIEDASRFDIYKIKGFLTDSHSTEGGSNFNKDRTQLQGIQKFEPVSPFSRTLTVEFSEWLEAGTTEKAGKKATYPISFKFEANKAMKSMIQKDLAISVPVDQGKIVYDSITASPTATVIKGHYEMDNGEPPRYPGTTKLTVNGGEVNSVGMRTKLLLDKITDFELDYDVLPSDKIESMDIVLENFTGYQKVTEPISLTSPSDRSIRIGTEKVFVRSVTKTASGYDIDIARAQFTQLDTDHLFVQAGGKQVPIASISQARPWDLGNNNVFWEQTYAVKTADKPELLLLTGFHYIKPYKKTVSIPIGTDK, from the coding sequence ATGAATACCATTGAAGAGAAATTCAATCAGCACAAAGAAAACTTGAATCAGATCAAAGCGCCAAGCGAAATGGAAGATCGCCTGCGGCAAGCGCTGCATCGCGTCCCGGCGAAGAAGCCAAAGCGGAAACGCGCATGGACATGGAGCCTGACGGCGGCCGCGGCGCTGATGCTGTTCGTCCTCGTGTATCAATATCCGGCCTTTGCTTATTACGGGGGCAAGCTGCTCAATCGGAACGATCTGTACTCGCTTAGCTTCTCCGAACTCGCCGAACAAGGGTATGGACAAACCGTCGGCAAAAGCAAAACGCTCAAGGACGGTACCGTCCTTACTATTAACGGCGTCATCGCGGACGATAATGCTTTTCTGATGTATTATACGATCGATCTCCCGGAGGGCCAGACGTTTAAGATCGAAGACGCCAGCCGGTTCGATATTTACAAAATAAAAGGTTTCCTGACGGATTCCCACTCGACAGAGGGCGGAAGCAATTTCAATAAAGATCGGACCCAACTGCAGGGTATTCAAAAATTCGAGCCGGTCAGCCCGTTCTCGCGGACGTTAACGGTCGAATTCAGCGAGTGGCTGGAAGCCGGTACAACGGAGAAAGCCGGCAAGAAGGCGACCTACCCGATCTCGTTCAAATTCGAGGCGAATAAGGCGATGAAGAGCATGATTCAAAAGGATCTGGCGATTTCCGTGCCCGTCGACCAAGGCAAGATCGTGTATGATTCGATCACAGCTTCGCCCACTGCAACGGTGATCAAAGGGCACTACGAGATGGACAATGGCGAACCGCCGAGATATCCGGGCACAACGAAGCTTACAGTGAATGGGGGCGAAGTGAATTCCGTAGGAATGAGGACCAAATTATTGCTGGATAAGATAACGGATTTCGAACTCGATTACGACGTGCTGCCGAGCGACAAAATTGAATCGATGGACATCGTACTCGAGAACTTCACCGGTTACCAGAAGGTGACGGAGCCGATCTCGCTGACATCGCCTTCGGATCGATCGATCCGAATCGGCACGGAGAAGGTATTCGTTCGAAGCGTGACCAAGACCGCGTCCGGCTACGATATCGACATCGCAAGGGCACAGTTTACGCAGTTAGACACCGACCACTTATTCGTACAGGCCGGCGGCAAGCAGGTGCCGATTGCATCGATATCGCAGGCGCGTCCATGGGATTTGGGAAACAATAACGTGTTCTGGGAGCAGACGTATGCCGTGAAGACGGCGGACAAGCCGGAATTGCTTCTGTTAACCGGCTTCCACTACATTAAGCCGTATAAGAAGACGGTATCGATTCCGATCGGCACCGACAAGTAG
- a CDS encoding RNA polymerase sigma factor, producing MMVSRLVRQAQKGNKEALLQLIMADRDAYYRLAYTYMGNEHDAMDAMEDMIVTLYEKIGQLQKGEAFYSWSKTILVNRCKALLRKNGKFQPLEEELETSVPALTEADPYRITESEMDMQTLLAHLNAQQREAIELRYVHDFPYQTIADMTGVPLGTIKSRISQGMQKLRDIVGGERYEYH from the coding sequence TTGATGGTAAGCCGTCTTGTCAGACAAGCCCAAAAAGGCAACAAAGAGGCTCTATTACAACTAATCATGGCCGACCGGGACGCTTATTATCGTCTTGCCTACACCTACATGGGGAACGAGCATGACGCGATGGATGCGATGGAGGATATGATTGTCACGCTCTATGAGAAGATCGGGCAATTGCAAAAGGGGGAAGCGTTCTATAGTTGGAGCAAAACCATTCTGGTCAATCGATGCAAAGCGCTGCTCCGCAAGAACGGGAAATTCCAGCCGTTGGAGGAAGAACTCGAAACGTCGGTGCCGGCACTAACGGAGGCCGATCCGTACCGGATTACGGAATCCGAAATGGATATGCAGACGCTGCTCGCCCACTTGAACGCGCAGCAGCGGGAGGCGATCGAGCTTCGTTACGTGCATGACTTTCCCTATCAGACGATCGCGGATATGACAGGCGTGCCGTTAGGCACGATCAAGTCGCGAATTTCGCAGGGCATGCAGAAATTGAGAGACATCGTCGGAGGTGAGCGCTATGAATACCATTGA
- a CDS encoding WecB/TagA/CpsF family glycosyltransferase: MTDHSKIMGIPVPKLTMAETVARVQAVIQAKKQKLYHIVTLNPEIAMSCQQDQELRGIIDEADLLTADGIGIVMVSRMRRNPLPERVTGCDLLFELLEAGNRRQWSFYLLGGSEETNKRAAEVMQAQYPRAVVAGRQHGFFDPSEDERIAADITAKRPDVLVVALGAPKAERWIHAYKDRLDASIAVGVGGSLDIVAGTVKRAPRIWQRLHAEWLFRLINQPSRWRRQLILPRFALKALFYKERGELS, from the coding sequence ATGACCGATCATTCGAAAATTATGGGGATCCCGGTGCCGAAACTAACGATGGCGGAGACTGTGGCCAGAGTGCAAGCCGTTATCCAAGCCAAGAAACAGAAGCTGTACCATATCGTTACGCTGAATCCGGAGATCGCGATGTCCTGTCAGCAGGACCAGGAGCTGCGCGGCATTATCGACGAAGCCGACTTGCTGACGGCGGACGGGATCGGCATCGTCATGGTCTCCCGCATGCGGCGGAATCCGCTTCCCGAACGCGTGACCGGGTGCGATCTGCTCTTCGAGCTGCTGGAAGCCGGCAACCGGCGCCAATGGTCGTTCTATTTGCTCGGCGGCAGCGAGGAAACCAACAAACGCGCGGCGGAAGTCATGCAAGCGCAGTATCCCCGCGCGGTCGTAGCCGGCCGGCAGCACGGCTTCTTCGATCCGTCGGAAGACGAGCGAATCGCGGCGGACATTACAGCCAAACGGCCGGACGTGCTCGTCGTCGCGCTGGGCGCGCCGAAAGCAGAACGCTGGATCCATGCCTACAAGGACAGGCTCGATGCCTCCATTGCCGTCGGTGTAGGAGGCAGCTTGGACATCGTTGCCGGAACGGTCAAGCGCGCCCCGCGAATCTGGCAGCGGCTGCACGCGGAATGGCTCTTTCGGCTGATCAATCAGCCGTCGCGCTGGCGCCGGCAGCTGATATTGCCGCGGTTTGCGCTGAAGGCGTTGTTCTACAAGGAACGCGGGGAATTATCCTGA